In the Bifidobacteriaceae bacterium genome, CACCGACCCGTGATGCCTGAAACGTGAGGAGAACCACATGTTGACCGTCCGAGACTTCACCGAGATCAACCCGATGTACGCGCGGCCGGGAGAGCCGGTCGCCGCGCCCAGGACCAAACTGGGGGACGTCGAACTGCTGCCGGAGACGGCGTACCAAATGGTCCACGACGAATCCATGCTGGACGGCAACGCCCGCCTCAACCTGGCCACCTTCGTCAGCACCTGGATGGACGATTACGCCAACCGGCTTTACGCCGAAGCCTTCGACAAGAACGCGATCGACAAGGACGAATACCCGCAGACCGCGGCGATTGAGCAGTACTGCTGGCACATGCTGGCGGAACTGTGGCACGCGCCGAATCCGGCGAACACGATTGGAACCTCCACCACGGGGAGTTCGGAGGCGTGCATGCTGGGCGGGTTGGCGCTGAAGCGCCGCTGGCAACAGCGCCGGCGGGCGGAGGGCAAGCCGACCGACAAGCCGAACCTGGTCATGTCGGTCGGGGTGCAGGTGTGCTGGGAGAAGTTCTGCAACTACTGGGACGTGGAGGCCCGCCAGGTGCCGATCAGTCTGGACCACAAGGTGCTAGACGGCTCCGACCTGGACAAATACGTCGACGAGAACACAATTGGCGTGGTCGCCATCATGGGCGTGACGTACACCGGCATGTACGAGCCGGTGGCTCAAATCGCCTCCGCCCTGGACCGCATCCAACTGGAGACCGGCTTGGACATCCCGATCCACGTGGACGCGGCGTCCGGCGGGATGATCGCCCCGTTCTGCCAGTCCGACCTGGTGTGGGATTTCCGACTCCCGCGAGTCGCCTCGATTAACACGTCCGGGCACAAGTACGGCTTGGTCTACCCGGGCCTTGGCTGGGTGGTCTGGCGCGACCAGTCGCTGCTGCCGGAGGATCTCATCTTCCGGGTCAGCTACCTGGGCGGCGACATGCCCACTTTCGCGCTGAACTTCTCCCGGCCGGGCGCGCAGATCCTTCTCCAGTACTACATGTTCTTGCGCCTGGGCCGGCCCGGCTACACGCGCGTTCAGGAGGGCTCCTTGGACGTGGCGCGCTTCCTCGCCATGTCGATCGGCCAGATGGAGCAGTTCGAGCTTTGGAACGACGGCTCCGACATCCCCGTCTTCGCCTGGTCGCTCCGCGAGGATCCGGCCCGCAAGTGGTCGCTCTACGACCTCTCCGACCGCCTGCGCATGCAGGGCTGGCAGGTCCCCGCCTACCCCATGCCGAACAACCTGCAGGATCTCACCGTCCAGCGGATCGTGGTCCGCAACGGCATGTCCATGGATCTCGCGGACCGCTTCATGGCCGAGTTTGCCGCCGCCGTCGCCTACCTCGACAAACTAGACGGCCCGCTTCCACAGCCCGCCAGCCAGCCGGTCGCGTTCCGGCACTGACGGCCGCTTCGGATACCGAGGAACGCCGAGGAGTCTTGCATGGCAGTCACAGATTCTCATCCGATCATTCCCACGCCAAGTTCGGGCCCGGCGCCTGGTGGGGACGCCGCGCCCGCCCCCGCGCCCGATGCCGTTGGGTCGCCCCCGCCGCCAACCTCGCCCGCCGCCAACCGAGCGTCGGGCGCCTACCTGAGCGTGTTCAACATCGCCATGATGACCACGGTGACGGTGATGTCGTTGCGCTCGCTGCCGACCATCGCCACGTACGGGCTGGGCTCGGTCACCATGTTTGTGGTTCCGGCCATTTTGTTCCTGGTGCCGACCGCGCTCGTCGGCGCGGAATTGGCGACCACGTGGAAGGGAGGGGTCTACGTCTGGGTGCGGGAGGCCATGTCCAACCGCTGGGGCTTCGTGGCGATCTGGTTGCAGTGGATTCAGAATGTGGTCTGGTATCCCACGCAGTTGGCTTTCATCGCGGCTTCGATCGCGTTCATGGTGGGCGTGCCGTCGCTGTCGAATTCGGGTCTGTTCACCGCGGTTGTGATCCTGGTGGTCTATTGGGTCGCCACGGTCATCACACTGCGGGGCGGGAACCTGTTCGCCAAGGTCTCGTCTTGGGGCGGGGTGATCGGAACCCTCATCCCGGCGGCGCTGCTGATTGTGCTGGCGCTGGCCTGGTTGGCGGGCGGCACCCCGTCGCAGGTGCCGCTGGAGGCCCGATATGTCATACCGCCCTTCACCGGGATCGGCTCGATTGTGTTGGTGGTCTCCAATGTCTTGGCTTATGCCGGCATGGAGGTCAACGCCGTCCACGCCGGTCAGATGCGCGACCCGCGCCGGGGCTTCACCAAGGCGATGGCGC is a window encoding:
- a CDS encoding glutamate decarboxylase, yielding MLTVRDFTEINPMYARPGEPVAAPRTKLGDVELLPETAYQMVHDESMLDGNARLNLATFVSTWMDDYANRLYAEAFDKNAIDKDEYPQTAAIEQYCWHMLAELWHAPNPANTIGTSTTGSSEACMLGGLALKRRWQQRRRAEGKPTDKPNLVMSVGVQVCWEKFCNYWDVEARQVPISLDHKVLDGSDLDKYVDENTIGVVAIMGVTYTGMYEPVAQIASALDRIQLETGLDIPIHVDAASGGMIAPFCQSDLVWDFRLPRVASINTSGHKYGLVYPGLGWVVWRDQSLLPEDLIFRVSYLGGDMPTFALNFSRPGAQILLQYYMFLRLGRPGYTRVQEGSLDVARFLAMSIGQMEQFELWNDGSDIPVFAWSLREDPARKWSLYDLSDRLRMQGWQVPAYPMPNNLQDLTVQRIVVRNGMSMDLADRFMAEFAAAVAYLDKLDGPLPQPASQPVAFRH
- a CDS encoding amino acid permease, which gives rise to MAVTDSHPIIPTPSSGPAPGGDAAPAPAPDAVGSPPPPTSPAANRASGAYLSVFNIAMMTTVTVMSLRSLPTIATYGLGSVTMFVVPAILFLVPTALVGAELATTWKGGVYVWVREAMSNRWGFVAIWLQWIQNVVWYPTQLAFIAASIAFMVGVPSLSNSGLFTAVVILVVYWVATVITLRGGNLFAKVSSWGGVIGTLIPAALLIVLALAWLAGGTPSQVPLEARYVIPPFTGIGSIVLVVSNVLAYAGMEVNAVHAGQMRDPRRGFTKAMALSMVLILLVCIPPTIAIAIAVPQNQLGFTNGINMAFQIFFNHFHMNWATYVLSGAIALGAIASVVTWVAGPSTGLLAAARTGLLPPALQKRNKHGIQDGILALQGLIVSALALIFVLVPDVSNAFIALVDMATALYLIMYLLMFAAALRLRRTQPNAPRGYRVPAMGLVAGVGFVGCLAAFVMAFIPPTGHSAVAPSAYPWLVALVVVVLGVPPLLFYHFRRPRWDRRPRSANRP